In Tiliqua scincoides isolate rTilSci1 chromosome 1, rTilSci1.hap2, whole genome shotgun sequence, the following are encoded in one genomic region:
- the IDH1 gene encoding isocitrate dehydrogenase [NADP] cytoplasmic, which yields MSKKIHGGSVVEMQGDEMTRVIWELIKEKLIFPYVDLDLHSYDLGIENRDATDDSVTVKAAEAIKKYNVGIKCATITPDEKRVEEFKLKQMWKSPNGTIRNILGGTVFREAIICKNIPRLVSGWSKPIIIGRHAYGDQYRATDFVVPGPGKVEMTYTPKDGGKPVTYLVHNFENCGGVALGMYNLDQSIKDFAHSSFQMALAKSWPLYMSTKNTILKKYDGRFKDIFQEIYEKEYKSQFEAKNIWYEHRLIDDMVAQALKSEGGFIWACKNYDGDVQSDSVAQGYGSLGMMTSVLICPDGKTVEAEAAHGTVTRHYRLYQKGQETSTNPIASIFAWTRGLAHRAKLDNNLELKNFASALEEVCVETIEAGFMTKDLSACIKGLPNVKRSDYLNTFEFLDKLAENLKAKLSKPRL from the exons ATGTCTAAAAAaatccatggaggttctgttgTCGAGATGCAGGGGGATGAAATGACCCGTGTGATTTGGGAACTGATTAAGGAAAAGCTGATTTTCCCCTACGTGGATCTGGACCTTCACAG CTACGATTTGGGCATAGAGAATCGTGATGCCACAGATGACAGTGTCACCGTGAAAGCTGCAGAAGCTATAAAGAAGTATAATGTAGGAATCAAGTGTGCCACAATCACTCCCGATGAGAAGAGGGTAGAAGAATTCAAGCTAAAGCAGATGTGGAAATCTCCAAATGGAACAATCCGAAACATTCTGGGGGGCACTGTCTTCAGGGAAGCCATTATCTGTAAAAACATTCCCCGGCTGGTATCTGGATGGTCAAAGCCAATCATCATTGGCCGTCATGCTTATGGAGACCAA TACAGAGCCACAGACTTTGTAGTTCCTGGGCCTGGAAAGGTAGAGATGACCTACACACCGAAGGATGGAGGCAAACCTGTAACTTATTTGGTCCATAACTTTGAAA ACTGCGGAGGTGTGGCTCTAGGAATGTACAATCTGGACCAATCCATCAAGGACTTTGCCCACAGTTCTTTCCAGATGGCATTGGCTAAAAGCTGGCCTCTTTACATGAGCACCAAAAATACCATTTTGAAGAAATATGATGGGCGTTTTAAGGACATCTTTCAGGAGATCTATGAAAA GGAATACAAGTCTCAGTTTGAAGCCAAGAACATCTGGTATGAACATCGGCTCATTGATGATATGGTGGCCCAAGCTTTAAAATCTGAGGGAGGATTTATCTGGGCTTGCAAGAACTATGATGGTGATGTGCAATCTGATTCAGTTGCACAAG GTTATGGCTCCTTGGGGATGATGACCAGTGTCCTGATATGCCCAGATGGCAAAACTGTTGAAGCTGAAGCTGCTCATGGCACTGTCACCCGTCATTATCGCTTGTACCAAAAAGGTCAAGAAACCTCCACTAATCCTATTG CCTCTATTTTTGCCTGGACTAGAGGTCTAGCCCACAGAGCTAAATTAGATAACAACTTGGAGCTCAAGAACTTTGCTTCTGCATTGGAGGAAGTCTGTGTGGAAACCATTGAGGCTGGCTTCATGACAAAAGATCTGTCAGCTTGCATTAAAGGGCTACCTAA tGTGAAGCGCTCTGACTACTTAAACACCTTTGAGTTCCTGGATAAACTTGCTGAAAATCTGAAGGCAAAGCTGTCCAAGCCAAGACTTTAA